The Vibrio coralliirubri DNA window GTAGGCTCCCGTAGATATTAAGCCAAGAGCGATTGAAGTCGCTAATCGTGATAACATGTAAGACTTTCCTGTAAGTTAACTTCTGATATGAACATTAAGAATGCTCTAAATAAGATTCATTGCATTATGCAACAGGAAAATCTTACAACTTCGGACAAAACGAATACATGGCACCTAAAAAAAACACTCAAGTAAATTGCTAAACTATCAAATTCAGCTTTTTAAGTTAGCGAAAGTCATCTCCCGAGCTTGTTGAGGGCTAGTTGGAACTCCGTAGAAAAAGCCTTGTTGGTAATAGCCATTAATTGCCTCTAATGCGCTAACCATCTCCTGGCTTTCAACTCCTTCATAAACGACTCTTGCACTCTTGGCAGACGCAAGTTTCCTAACTTCATTCAACAATTGCATATAGTCAGAGTTATAGTGAAAAGCCCAAGTGATTTGTTTATCAATTTTCAATTCATTGATTGGAAGCCTCATTACTCTTTCTATGTTTGAGGCATTAACGCCAAAATCATCGACTGAGATTTCAAACCCAGCTAATCTTAGTTGCAAAACCCGCTCCAATAGCTCACATTCAATTTCCGGAGAGACACCTTGCTCGGTAATTTCAATGACTATGGTGTGCGTGACACCTCCTTCATATAGACTCAAAATATGTCCAAATAGCTGTTCGTCTATCAAAACGCTTGGATCAACATTGATCGAGAACTTGGTGTTTATCTCTATATCTTTAAAATAGTTATGGTAATCTTCCACGAACTTCTCTAGTACAACCTTGGTGAAAGCCTTCTGCTTTCCTAAACTTTCGATCATAGGAAGAAAACAGTTTGGTGGAATTAGTTCACCATCATTCGCTGACCATCTAGACAGCACTTCAAATCCACAAATCGTCTCTTCATCAGAGATAACCTGAGGTTGATACAAAAGTTTGATTGGGTAATCTTCACCTTTAAGTTCTTTCAACTCTTTACATGTGTAGATTTGTTTAAATTTATCAGGTGCTAGGGCTGACTCTGCTAACTCAGTTACCTGCTCTAACCAAATAGGCTTTTCAAGTGAAGCTACAACATTAAGTTCATATAGTTTACCCAACATACTTACAGAGCTTACAATTGACTTATCCAGCCCTGATGTAATGATTATTTTGCTATCAATCGCTTTTTTTGACAATATTTTTAGTAGCTCAAAACCATCACCTCCAGGCATCATAATGTCGGTAATAATCAAATCGTACGAGTTTTTTTCCAGTTTATTAATAGCTTGGTTAGCATTTTCAGCGGAGTGTACTATTGTTTCGTAGCTAACATTTAAAATTGCAGAACTGAGTAGCTCTCTGGAGAACTCCACATCATCAACGATTAGGACTGCTTTTTTCAATTTATTCACCTTTATAACCTCTAACAATCTGCATCCATACTCGTTCCGACTTAACCTTATCTTTGGTCAACATCATGAGTTTTTGACGATTATTGGCACCTCCGAATGTCTTATAAGAGAAACCCAAATTATACAAAATGTCGAACATTGCCTTATCTTTTACAAATACACTAAGTTTTTTTTCAGGGTTTAGGCTTTGCACTAACTTATATACCTCTCTACCGAGAGTCGCGACAAAAGAGAACTGAGTTGTTGCGTTAAAAGATAGTATCAATCTAACAGGCTCGTCTTTTTCAAGAGGTATTTTGAACCTACTTGATAGCTCATTTGAATCAACACTAATTAAGTGACCTACTAACTGGCCGTGGACAGTGACCAGTACCATCTCACTAGAATGTAGTTCTAATATTTTCTCCATTGTTGATATACGCCTAGCGCCCACTTCATTCAGTTTCGATAATATAAAGTTTTTATCAGAATCAAATATAACATCGACTAACTGAAGATATTTATTTAGCTGAGACAAATTTGTTGCGTTAATAACTACAACTTTGATATTATTTTCAGAGGATTCGTCGATATAGCTATTTGCGTTAACTTTTCGGCTAATTGGGTTTGCCTTTGACTCACCTTCCCATACATCAAAAATATCAACGCCCAATAACTCTAGGAGGTTATTCTGGCGTGTTAAATGAGGTTTAGTCACCCCACGTTCCCACCGACTGAGGGTTACTACATCTAAACTGTCAAACTTTGCACTGCTTCTTTGTACCATATCTACAAACACGGTTTGAGATAGGCCATTTTTTATGCGAAAACTTCTAACTAACTTTCCAAACATAAAGTCTCCGTCTATTCATTTTTGTTCTAAGCATATTATCAGTTACCTCTAATGCCGATGCTAAGAGCATTATTGTTTTTTCAAACCCATACATGCCCATAAACTTCCATTCAAATACCCGATATCGAACTGATCTTAATCGGACCGTGTAACAAAGCACTGTTACATATTGCCTAACAAGTAAAAGGTATTAGCCCTCGCTATACGCATTGTCCAAGGTTAAGTGCACACGCAAGCTTATTCTTTAAGTCTTCCCTATCTAACGGTTTTGTTAGGTAGCACTTAAAGAAACGTTCCATACGTGCCTTTTCTTTCAGTGTTGCTCTTGCGGTAACTGCGATCACGGGTAGTAAAGGTTCGACCTTATATAATTCTTCCGACAATTGGATACCGTTCATTTTAGGCATTGAGATATCAGTGAAAACTACATCAAAGTCGGAGTTTCGAGCCAACTCCAAAGCATCGACTCCATTGACTGCTTGCACACAGGTACATCCAAGTTGAGCTAAGAGGAACTCTAAGATCTCTCTGTTATATTCAACATCGTCAACGACTAACACTCTTACATCGTTGAAACTATTATCAGACAAAGCAAGTTTGTTCGCTTGTTCGAACATAGTCTGTTGACAACTATGTTCGGAGCATATATACATAGCCCCTTTTTCATTTGGTAGCGCAACAGTAAACACAGTTCCAGCACCTAACTCGCTTGCAACAGTCAACTCACCATTCATAAGTTGGACAATTTGCTTTGTTATCGCTAGTCCTAAACCGAACCCTGACTGTTGATCTTCATGATTAATTTGCTCAAACCCTCTGAAAATGTGAGTCAACTTGTCTTGAGAAATGCCTATTCCTGTGTCTGCCACTGTTATGATAAAATGGTCTTTCGTCTGTAAACATCGCACATCGACTTTACCAATATTGGTAAACTTCATAGCGTTTACCACAATATTGCTTATGCATTGTTTGAGCCTAAGCTCATCAACGTAAACCGACTCCCCACCCTCTAGATCACTTGATACTGACAGCGATAGTCCCTTAGCAAGAGCCATAGGTTCAAACGTAATTTTTATATGGTCGACAATATCACTTACCAAAGTGTCCTTAGGGTACAACACATAACCTGACGCATGAGCTCTTTCGTAGTCTAGTAAATCGTTCACTATGCGCAATATAGTGTTGCTAGCGTTTGATATCCCACGTATTTCCCTACTGTTTCTATCCAACATGCTTGTAGATAAAAGCATATGCGTGTATCCGATAATCGCATTTAATGGGGTGCGAATCTCATGAGATACATTCGAAATCAAATTCGATTTTTGCTCATTTGCTTCACTAGCCTGTTGTGCTGCACTTTCATATAGAATAGTCCTCTGACTCACTTTTTCTTCTAGATTTTCAAGCATTAACTGAATTTGTGTCCCTGCCTCACTATACGCTCTAGACAACTGTTCAATCTCACTACCATTGCAAAGAATGATGTTAGTTGCTTCGTCAAAATCTCTATTTTTCAACGACTGAGCTTGATGAATTAATTTGTTTATCGGCAAAAACATCTCGTTTGTTATAACACTATTAAGTGATACGAAAACCGTTAGGAAAATGAGGCTTATCAGAATAAACTTTTTTACTAACGCGCTATCTGACGATAGCAAAAGTTCTTTGGTTGTAAGATAGTTAGATCCAACAACCGATTCAGGGGTGACCAGTATTAACCGCCATCCCGTCTTATAATTCTTAATAAAGGTCACATCATAGGCACCTAAAATAAGCTCGACAGAAAGACTTCCTATGTCATGTGACAAAATATAAGTAGAGACACTTTCCAACTCTCTTCTTTTATTAATAGTATGTGTCAACAAAGCCAGTGCATCTTGCTTTAAATTTGATGCTACTAGTTTCCCTCGACTATCGACGATAAAATAACGATACTGCAAGCCTTCAACCATGTTATCGAATGCCAATGAGCTTGCGAAATAATCCAGGTTCAGCCTAAACCTTAAAACTTTATTTGGAATTTTTTTCAACGGAACAAATAGAGAGAAGTCTATCAGCAACTCATTTGAATAAGATTTACCTATATAAAAGTTACGATATTGAAACAAATCATCAAATTCAAGCTGAGTGTTTAAGGTAACAATACGACCACTTTTTACTTCAGTTTCTGTTTTTTCAACGAAATTAACAGAAGTCACCTCATTGATAAAAGGTTTGAGGTTTTGATTCACATAGATTAGACGTTCGATGAGCTTACTGTCTTTATCGTCCTGATTTCTATCAATTTGCATGAAATCAGTAGCCAAATGTTCAACAGCTTCTCTAATGAGGTCAACTTCCTTGTTTAAGCTTAAGCTCTGAGCTCGAACAAAGGTTTGTAGCAGGCCTTTATTGTAATTGGTGATGCTTTCTTTGATCTGATTAAATTGTCCAACAGATGAGTCTTGAACAATACGTATACTTGAATAAGTTAAAAGCGCTACAAACACGATAATTATAAAAGCATTAACCATAATAATCTTTTTGCGAAATGACATTGCTATAACGACTCACTCTCATATAGTTCAATGACTGACACAATAACCTTAATGAGTTGCTCATTTACCTTGGCGTGACACATAAGATCGCTGTATTGTTCTAGTTTTTTACAAACATAAGCCGCATCGCTCACACCACAAGCTAAAGTTATGCCTTTAACTCGATGGACACAGTCAAACAAGTCGGAATTGTTTAGACTTTGCGTTTCAGCTAGAACTTTATTCAAACTTTTGATGGCTAGTTGGCGAAATTTAAACCCAACATCAGAATAAAATTCAGTGCCAGTTGCCCGATAAAACAAGGCTTTATCTATCGAATACATGCTATGAAGCTCCAAAACATTGAATAACGTCATTTTTGAACAAATACATTTAAAGATGTATAGGCATATGCAATTAAAATTCATAATCAATGCCTACATGAGAGATATAGAGGTTAAAGTGCTTTGCTAAAACTAGTGACTGGTCATTTCTCAATGGGGACTTCGGGAAAATTCATTGGCTAGTATTCAGGGGATGCTGCACAGATTGTACCCTTATTGATTACAGTCAACTGTGCATGAATGCTATATGAGTGTCTGGGGGAAACTTATCGCGAGCAGTCTGTTAGGCGCAGACACAAGGACGGATATCGTCCGTTCAGACCACTGACTACAACTTCCTCTCACGCACAAGCGAACAGTATGTAATGGGTTCATCGTTGCCATTTACCAAACTAGAAATGTTTTTAGCTATTGCAAACTATTCCTCGAGCTCATACTTTCTGCATACGCAATCGATCAACAAGTATCTCGCACTAGTTAATCTTTCATGAGGGGCGAAACATGAGCAGACGTTATCAAGCAAATTAACAAAGTCTTTCAGCTCTTCTTTTTCTCTTACATCAAGTGAGTCGCCGTTTAGTGAGCGTCTTAACTTTGTCAGTGGCAAATGTTTTTGTTGCAATTTGATCGGGAAGCTCGGTCGAGGTACAAAGCCCATAAGTATCCTGTAAGAAATGTTGCCAATCTAGCAACACTGAGCCTGATTTAGTATCGCATTCAGGGCCCCTTAGCAAATTTACCTGTGATTATAGCGATTCGAGAATTCTGTAAATGCCCATTTTTCGCTTTTTAGTGAGTGGACAGTACTTAACCAAGATACGTAGCCTTTCGCATAATACTCTAAGGACTGACGCTCGTTATGTTTACCAGTGAATGACTCGCAATTAACGCTTATATCAAGTTTATAAGACGCCAGAGGCATCATGCTCTCTTTTTGATAAAGCCTGATAGTGCGTTAATCAACATTAGTAAGTTTTACAAGTTGCTCAATGGTTAGAAAATTCTCACTTAGATACTCAACCAGCAAATTTTTCCCAAACTTCTCATTACATATGTCCCTGCCGCATTTAGCTTTTTAACTATGCCAACTTTGAAAAAGTCAATTCCATAACGTTAGCGTTGTTTATAAGATTATTCGTCTAGTGCAACAACAATTAGAAAAGATGGAGCTCTACTCTTCTTGCATCGTTCCTGTCTGTTGAATTAGCATCCTCTCCGAACGCATAACCGTGAATTCTAGAAAGTGCCACACCTTTTTTGAGCAATTTATCTATCACCACTTTGACTCGTTTTTCCGACAGCTTAAGGTTAAAGGATTCGTCCCCCTCAGGTGACGCAAACCCTTTCACCTCTACATATAAACTCGATTGCTCACAAAGCTGGTTAGCAATCTGCTGCAGTTGATGCGAGAGGTCTTCGGCGTCTATTGCACCCGCGTTTCCTACTTTAAAATAAACAGCACGAGGCCCTAGGTTACTTTTGTCAAAGTCCCCACAACTACTCGTCCTTGCCACTTCATTAACCGACTGATGAGTTTTGTCCTTTAGAGATACCTGTGGGCGTGCAGAACCGAGCTCAAACTTATCGAGACTATCTACATCTTTAGAACCAAAGCGCCAAGTCAAACCGGCAATAAAAGCCTGGTTATCGTACTCACCGACTTCGGTCGAAGACTCGCCAATGCCTTGAAGATATTGGTACCCGATATTGGCATCAAAATTTGAACTTAGCTGATAACTCAATCCCGCTTCTAATTTAGGTGACAAACCTACAGCATCATATGTGCTATTAGACGCCGACTTTTCCATTTGCCAGATAGCTAAACCTGCAGAGCCATAGACCGCCCATTTATCTACTAATGACCAGTCGTATCGGGCCGTGACATCGAGGAACTGTGTATATACTTCGACACCTGTTAGGTCGGCTTTCAACTTTTGGAGGTTATGGTATCCTAACGCAACACTCCAATTCTTATTCAATTGCACTCCTACATTTCCACCCCATGACGTCCCCGTCGGGTCTTCTCCAACATACGCAGAATCTAGTCCTGATTGATATCCGACCTGCACCCCCATAAAAGGTTGATACTCTAGGCTGTCGTCACTAAATGAGTTGAAACTAAAAATTGCGGGGAAAAGGAATATTATCGGATGCTTTATCATAACTTTGCCATTAGTCTACAAGGCGAAATATCAGTTCGCCTTATTTTTATCGTACTTATTAAGTAATTTAGGGGGAGTTTCTGCTAATTAAATTTTTAGCTTTAGATACTCTTCACGAGTGAAATATCACCAAAGACATTCGAGCTACATCGAGATGTTCTCATGATGATTTTTTGGTCTCTGTCATCATTGATTGGGTATTATGCAGACTAGAAGCTTAATGCGACAGAGCATATTAAAAATACAAAACCAAACAATACCTACCAGAATCATCAGTAAACCAAAGGGAGCAAAACGGCGTATAAACTCATAGTAAATCAGGCGTAATTAAGAGTTTGGTCATATACAAAATTCTTCGCTGAAATTGTTGCAACCAAGTGTCGCCGCTCTACTTGCGCAGAAAAGTAGAACTCTTAGAGAAATTGAAATATCTAAATAACATAGTCTTATTTAGATATTGTGAGGCCACGGTATGGCTTTGTTGCGTAATTCAGTGGAACTAAATCAAGAACCCACGATCTGATCAGCTACGTCCACGACCTCTCGTAGCCCTATACCTATACCTCGTTACAAAGCAATTAACTGGAAACAATACAACCAATCACTCATTAACCGCGGGTCTCTGACCTTTTGGATTGATGAAGAGGCGATAAGCGGATGGGCGTAAAGCAAACAGAATAAGCGCGGGAGACCACGTCGGTTCAGTGATTTGGCTATCACGACAGCGCTCATGGTGAAACGAGTTTTTTCTATGCCATTGAGAGCGCTGCAAGGATTTATCGACTCAGTATTTGGACTTGCTCACGTTCCATTGAGTTGTCCGCATTACACTTGCATCAGTCGTAGAGCAAAGCAAGTTAAGGTTTCATTTAAGACTAAAATGAAAGGAGCAATACAGTACCTAGCCATTAATGCGACGGGCCTTAAGGTTTATGGCGAAGGCGAATGGAAAGTCAAAAAACGCGGGACGGATGGCAAGCGTAGAGTCTGGCGAAAGCTGCATATTGCCGTTGATACAAGCACTCATGAAATTATTGCAGCCGAGCTAAGTTTATCGACGGTTACAGATGGCGAAGTCCTTCCTAACTTACTGAAACAAACACGCCGAAGTATCCTTGAGGTGTCTGGTGATGGCGCTTACGACACGAGAGCGTGTCACGCTGCTATTAAGATGAAGCGAGCCGTTGCGCTTATTCCCACAAGAAAAGGGGCTGCCTTCTGGGAGCGTGGTCATCCTCGAAATCTTGCAGTAGGCTGCCAGAAGTCATACGGCTCAAACAAGTATTGGAAAGAGCGGTATGGTTACCACAAACGCTCACTCTCAGAAACGGCGATGTATCGAGTTAAACAGTTGCTAGGAGGACGATTGAGCTTAAGAAATTACAATGCACAGGTGGGTGAAACTTACGCGATGATAAAAGCGTTGAACAAGCTCACTGGGTTAGGCATGCCTGAAACTTGTCGTGTTGACTAAAAAGCATGAGAAACAGGGGGCTCTATTTCTAAATTTAATTGCGCAACAAGGCCCTGACACAGGTAAAAGAGAAGTATTAGCTTGATAACTGTTGAACACCTTTTCTGCATCTTCCCGGCTTTGTTGCGTAATTCAATGGAACTAAATCAAGAACCTACGATCTGATCAGCTACCTCCACTCTATCTCGTAGTCCTATGCCTAAGCCTCGTTATAAAACAACCAACTGGAAGCAATACAACCGATCACTCATTAACCGTGGTTCTCTGACTTTTTGGATTGATGAAGAAGCAATAAGCGGATGGGCGCAAAGCAAACAGAATAAGCGCGGTAGGCCGCGTCGGTTCAGTGATTTAGCTATCACGACAGCACTCATGGTCAAACGAGTTTTTTCTATGCCATTGAGAGCGCTGCAAGGATTTATCGACTCGATATTTAGGTTAGCCCATGTACCGTTAAGTTGTCCGCATTACACCTGCATCAGTCGTAGAGCCAAGCAAGTTGAGGTTTCATTTAAGACTAAAACGAGAGGAGCGATACAGCACCTAGCCATTGATGCTACTGGCCTTAAGGTTTATGGCGAAGGTGAATGGAAAGTCAAAAAACATGGGACGGATGGCAAGCGTAGAGTCTGGCGAAAGCTGCATATTGCAGTCGATACCAACACTCATGAGATCATTGCCGCCGAGCTAAGTTTATCGACGGTTACAGATGGAGAAGTACTCCCGAACTTACTGAAACAAACACGCCGAAGTATCCTTGAGGTGTCTGGTGATGGCGCTTACGACACGAGAGCGTGTCACGCTGCTATTAAGATTAAGGGAGCTATTGCGCTTATTCCCCCAAGAGAAGGGGCTGCCTTCTGGGAGCGTGGTCACCCTCGAAATTTCGCCGTGGGTTGCCAGAAATTATACGACTCAAATAAGTATTGGAAAGAGCGGTATGGATACCACAAACGTTCACTCTCAGAAACAGCGATGTATCGAGTTAAACAGTTGCTAGGAGGGAAACTGAGCTTAAGAAATTACAATGCCCAGGTGGGTGAAACTTACGCGATGATAAAAGCGTTGAACAAGCTTACTGGGTTAGGTATGCCTGAAACTTGTCGTATTGACTAAGAAACAAGCGAAACGGGTTGGCTCTATCTCTAAATTTAATTACGCAACAAAGCCGTTAAAAGCTCCCAATGATTACCACCAGTATTGAGAACAGGTAATGTTTTTGATTCAACTACTTCACCTGAGGCTCCCCCTTCTTTTATATTCAAAGTAATATGGCCTACTTCGTCTACAGTGTGATGATAATCACCAGTAATACCAAACTTTTTGTTATCTGCACTTTGTAACAGTTCTCCTCGTCTCTCTGCATTACATACTGAACCTGTGCAAGTAAACAGAAAATCTCCATTCTCCAGTATAGCTTCAGCATAAAAATCTTGGATTTTATCTACAACTGAGTGATTAAAAGCCATAGCCGGAGCAACTATTGATGGATAAAGGTCATTTAATAGGGAGCCGATGTTGGTCAACTTTTCACACATACGATCTGACATTTTTTGCTTTTCGATACCGATAAAACCGCAACTATTTATTAACTATCCATATTGAGCATAGTATTGGTTGCTTTATACCCTAGTGCATCACGTGTCGCATTTAGATGATAGCCAGGATCATGATCCGCCATCCACGTAAAGACACCACCCAGATTGTTGTCTTTAGCAAATTTCGCTTTGGCATAGACCGAACGAGGGGTTTCAATACTTAAGAATTGTTTGCTCTGCTCGTTGTACAAAAAATCGGCATTTGCATCTGTATCTGTATACAGTTCGAAGCCTTGTAACCCACTCACTCCTGCGTCTGAATAGTCTACAACTTTACCTTCGTAGTCGAACAGTTCAGATACACCTTCTTCATAACTATCATTATTCGATAAGCCCGGTGTGAACGTCCCTACAAGAGGCGAAACACTGTTAATATTCGCGTTACCCGCATTACGGCTGTAGTTAGCGTAACCAATATGAATTTTATTAGCTGGGATTTGGAGAACATCGATCATGTAGTTAATAGCATTTTCTGCAGAGTTAAACTCTTCACCATTTTCGCCAACATAAGACAAACTACCCGATAGGTTTGTTTGATGCGCTAAGCGTGTTTGCCACTCACCCATAAAGTCGTAACTCATCAAGTGAATCGAGTCTAAACCGTTATCAATAAGTGCTTTCAAGTTTGAAGCATCTAGCTTATCCGTTGGTGCACCAGCTGCGATCGCGATTTTCTTGTTAGACATGCGATTGTTATCCAACGCCGTTCGCAACTCTTTAATAAGTAACGCATAGTTTTTGCCATCATCGCTAGACTCAGAGTTCCCTTCTAAGCCGCCTCCGCCAGGATACTCCCAATCGATATCGATTTGATCAAACATAGGGTAGTTAACGAACCACTGAACAGCACTGTTCACAAATACACTACGGCTTTCGGCTGAACTAACCATACGAGAGAATGGTTCAGACAAAGACCAACCACCAACACTAAACGCTAACTCCAAAGAGGGTTTCAGTTTTTTAGCTTCTCTGAGTACAGCGATGAGTCCACCAGCGTTTTCTTGCCCATGTTCAAACTGAGCAGTTGACCATGCTGGACCACCAGCGCCAAGATCCGACTGATAGTCTGCCTGAGGGTCGGTAAACACAATAGTATAATCCGCATAAGGGACCCGAGAGTCGTCATCAAGAT harbors:
- a CDS encoding EAL domain-containing response regulator encodes the protein MKKAVLIVDDVEFSRELLSSAILNVSYETIVHSAENANQAINKLEKNSYDLIITDIMMPGGDGFELLKILSKKAIDSKIIITSGLDKSIVSSVSMLGKLYELNVVASLEKPIWLEQVTELAESALAPDKFKQIYTCKELKELKGEDYPIKLLYQPQVISDEETICGFEVLSRWSANDGELIPPNCFLPMIESLGKQKAFTKVVLEKFVEDYHNYFKDIEINTKFSINVDPSVLIDEQLFGHILSLYEGGVTHTIVIEITEQGVSPEIECELLERVLQLRLAGFEISVDDFGVNASNIERVMRLPINELKIDKQITWAFHYNSDYMQLLNEVRKLASAKSARVVYEGVESQEMVSALEAINGYYQQGFFYGVPTSPQQAREMTFANLKS
- a CDS encoding helix-turn-helix domain-containing protein — encoded protein: MFGKLVRSFRIKNGLSQTVFVDMVQRSSAKFDSLDVVTLSRWERGVTKPHLTRQNNLLELLGVDIFDVWEGESKANPISRKVNANSYIDESSENNIKVVVINATNLSQLNKYLQLVDVIFDSDKNFILSKLNEVGARRISTMEKILELHSSEMVLVTVHGQLVGHLISVDSNELSSRFKIPLEKDEPVRLILSFNATTQFSFVATLGREVYKLVQSLNPEKKLSVFVKDKAMFDILYNLGFSYKTFGGANNRQKLMMLTKDKVKSERVWMQIVRGYKGE
- a CDS encoding ATP-binding protein, with translation MSFRKKIIMVNAFIIIVFVALLTYSSIRIVQDSSVGQFNQIKESITNYNKGLLQTFVRAQSLSLNKEVDLIREAVEHLATDFMQIDRNQDDKDSKLIERLIYVNQNLKPFINEVTSVNFVEKTETEVKSGRIVTLNTQLEFDDLFQYRNFYIGKSYSNELLIDFSLFVPLKKIPNKVLRFRLNLDYFASSLAFDNMVEGLQYRYFIVDSRGKLVASNLKQDALALLTHTINKRRELESVSTYILSHDIGSLSVELILGAYDVTFIKNYKTGWRLILVTPESVVGSNYLTTKELLLSSDSALVKKFILISLIFLTVFVSLNSVITNEMFLPINKLIHQAQSLKNRDFDEATNIILCNGSEIEQLSRAYSEAGTQIQLMLENLEEKVSQRTILYESAAQQASEANEQKSNLISNVSHEIRTPLNAIIGYTHMLLSTSMLDRNSREIRGISNASNTILRIVNDLLDYERAHASGYVLYPKDTLVSDIVDHIKITFEPMALAKGLSLSVSSDLEGGESVYVDELRLKQCISNIVVNAMKFTNIGKVDVRCLQTKDHFIITVADTGIGISQDKLTHIFRGFEQINHEDQQSGFGLGLAITKQIVQLMNGELTVASELGAGTVFTVALPNEKGAMYICSEHSCQQTMFEQANKLALSDNSFNDVRVLVVDDVEYNREILEFLLAQLGCTCVQAVNGVDALELARNSDFDVVFTDISMPKMNGIQLSEELYKVEPLLPVIAVTARATLKEKARMERFFKCYLTKPLDREDLKNKLACALNLGQCV
- a CDS encoding DUF6058 family natural product biosynthesis protein, giving the protein MQQKHLPLTKLRRSLNGDSLDVREKEELKDFVNLLDNVCSCFAPHERLTSARYLLIDCVCRKYELEE
- a CDS encoding DUF6058 family natural product biosynthesis protein, which encodes MLLDWQHFLQDTYGLCTSTELPDQIATKTFATDKVKTLTKRRLT
- a CDS encoding OmpA family protein gives rise to the protein MIKHPIIFLFPAIFSFNSFSDDSLEYQPFMGVQVGYQSGLDSAYVGEDPTGTSWGGNVGVQLNKNWSVALGYHNLQKLKADLTGVEVYTQFLDVTARYDWSLVDKWAVYGSAGLAIWQMEKSASNSTYDAVGLSPKLEAGLSYQLSSNFDANIGYQYLQGIGESSTEVGEYDNQAFIAGLTWRFGSKDVDSLDKFELGSARPQVSLKDKTHQSVNEVARTSSCGDFDKSNLGPRAVYFKVGNAGAIDAEDLSHQLQQIANQLCEQSSLYVEVKGFASPEGDESFNLKLSEKRVKVVIDKLLKKGVALSRIHGYAFGEDANSTDRNDARRVELHLF
- a CDS encoding IS5 family transposase; this encodes MPKPRYKTTNWKQYNRSLINRGSLTFWIDEEAISGWAQSKQNKRGRPRRFSDLAITTALMVKRVFSMPLRALQGFIDSIFRLAHVPLSCPHYTCISRRAKQVEVSFKTKTRGAIQHLAIDATGLKVYGEGEWKVKKHGTDGKRRVWRKLHIAVDTNTHEIIAAELSLSTVTDGEVLPNLLKQTRRSILEVSGDGAYDTRACHAAIKIKGAIALIPPREGAAFWERGHPRNFAVGCQKLYDSNKYWKERYGYHKRSLSETAMYRVKQLLGGKLSLRNYNAQVGETYAMIKALNKLTGLGMPETCRID
- a CDS encoding glycosyl hydrolase family 18 protein codes for the protein MSKSLITLSVIASLSGTYSPISSAKTDTWVDSEKVFNSYQADASLLPVSAYFSNWGHYGRKFDVQDVVNHYDKLVYSFMGICGTQGTGTAVNSIESVCENGKYLDDDSRVPYADYTIVFTDPQADYQSDLGAGGPAWSTAQFEHGQENAGGLIAVLREAKKLKPSLELAFSVGGWSLSEPFSRMVSSAESRSVFVNSAVQWFVNYPMFDQIDIDWEYPGGGGLEGNSESSDDGKNYALLIKELRTALDNNRMSNKKIAIAAGAPTDKLDASNLKALIDNGLDSIHLMSYDFMGEWQTRLAHQTNLSGSLSYVGENGEEFNSAENAINYMIDVLQIPANKIHIGYANYSRNAGNANINSVSPLVGTFTPGLSNNDSYEEGVSELFDYEGKVVDYSDAGVSGLQGFELYTDTDANADFLYNEQSKQFLSIETPRSVYAKAKFAKDNNLGGVFTWMADHDPGYHLNATRDALGYKATNTMLNMDS